The window TCACAACACCGAACGCCTGTATATCTGAGGGCTGCGCCATGTCTCTGATCGAAAGCCAGCTGCACCCCGAAGCCGCCGTGTACCGCCACGTGATCCCCGCCGGCGAACCTTTTCTCTGCGAAGTGAAAGCCGGGCAGACCGTGCGCCTGCTCGACCTGGAAGGCAACCAGGCGGTCGACACCCTGTTCTACAGCGCCCGCAACCCGCGTGAGCGCTACGACCCGCAGCGCACCCTGCGCAAGCAGAACAACGTCTACCTGACCACCGGCACCGTCCTCTACTCCAACCTGGGCAACCCGCTGCTGACCATCAGCGCCGACACCTGCGGCCGCCACGACACCCTCGGCGGCGCCTGCGCGCAGGAGAGCAACACCGTGCGCTATGCCCTGGACAAGCGCTACATGCACAGCTGCCGCGACAACTTCCTGCGCGCCAGCCTGCACGACGGCCGCCTGGAGAAGCGCGACATCGGCGCCAACATCAACTTTTTCATGAACGTGCCGGTCACCCCGGAAGGCGGCCTGACCTTCGCCGACGGCATCTCCGCGCCGGGCAAGTACGTCGAGCTGAAGGCGCACATGGACGTCATCGTGCTGATCTCCAACTGCCCGCAGCTGAACAACCCGTGCAATGCCTACAACCCGAGCCCGGCCGAGGTGCTGGTATGGAACTGATGGCTGCCCGCCTACGCTGCTGGCTGTTCGCCCTGTGCCAGAGCCGCGCCGGGCAGTGCTTAGAACAAGCTCCCAGGCAGCACGACCGTAGGATGGGTTGAGCCTGCGATACCCATCGCCCCACTCGACGCCGCTCGATGGGTATCGCTTCGCTCAACCCATCCTACGAAGCCGCACAAAGAAGATTTCAGCCACGGACGACCGTGGTGCAGACGAATAAGACGGGACGGCCCGTCATCCCTTTCGAGGGTTCTGCAATGTTCGACAAACTCCTGATCGCCAACCGCGGTGCCATTGCCTGCCGCATCCTGCGCACCCTGCACGCCCTCGACGTCAAGGGCGTGGCGGTGTACTCCGAAGCCGACGCCGCCAGCCTGCACATCCAGCAGGCCGACGAAGCCTTCAGCCTCGGCGAAGGCCCGGCCGCCAACACCTACCTGGTGGTCGACAAGATCCTCGCCGTCGCCAAACAAACGGGTGCGACCGCCATCCACCCCGGCTACGGCTTCCTCTCCGAGAACGCCGCCTTCGCCGAAGCCTGCGAAGCCGCCGGCATCGCCTTCGTCGGCCCGACCCCGGAGCAGCTGCGCGTCTTCGGCCTCAAGCACACCGCCCGCGCGCTGGCCAAGCAGCACGGCGTGCCGATGCTGGAAGGCACCGAACTGCTGGAAAACCTCGACGCTGCACTGGTCGCCGGAGAGCAGGTTGGCTACCCGGTGATGCTGAAGAGCACCGCCGGCGGCGGCGGCATCGGCATGCGCGTGTGCCGCAGTGCGGACGAACTGAGCGACGCCTTCGAGGCGGTCAAGCGCCTGGGGCAGAACAACTTCAGCGATTCCGGGGTGTTCATCGAGAAGTACATCCAGCGCGCCCGTCACCTCGAAGTGCAGGTGTTCGGCGACGGCCAGGGCGAGGCGCTGGCCCTCGGTGTGCGCGACTGCTCGGTGCAGCGGCGCAACCAGAAGGTCCTGGAGGAAACCCCGGCGCCGAACCTGCCGGCCGGCATGGCCGAGGAGCTATGCGCGGCGGCAATCAAGCTGGCCAAGGCGGTCAGCTACCGCAGCGCCGGCACCGTCGAGTTCGTCTACGACAGCGAGGCCGAACGCTTCTACTTCCTCGAAGTGAACACCCGCCTGCAGGTCGAGCACGGCGTCACCGA is drawn from Pseudomonas cavernae and contains these coding sequences:
- a CDS encoding urea amidolyase associated protein UAAP2, whose amino-acid sequence is MSLIESQLHPEAAVYRHVIPAGEPFLCEVKAGQTVRLLDLEGNQAVDTLFYSARNPRERYDPQRTLRKQNNVYLTTGTVLYSNLGNPLLTISADTCGRHDTLGGACAQESNTVRYALDKRYMHSCRDNFLRASLHDGRLEKRDIGANINFFMNVPVTPEGGLTFADGISAPGKYVELKAHMDVIVLISNCPQLNNPCNAYNPSPAEVLVWN